The Sphingobium aromaticiconvertens genome has a segment encoding these proteins:
- a CDS encoding VOC family protein gives MKPIAGATPFNQIAYVVDDLDAGVKWWTEVMGVGPFMMLRDLVYDESDLHGESMILGLHAAIAYSGDINIELIQPVGRSIFAEWREAGREGMHHTCVFTDDFAATEKDVLARGGKRLQGGRISGGIIGYYAMGGDQGVILEVAQLGEGATALFGALRHAARTWDGKNPHFTITG, from the coding sequence ATGAAGCCGATCGCAGGCGCCACCCCGTTCAACCAGATCGCCTATGTGGTCGATGATCTGGACGCAGGCGTCAAATGGTGGACGGAAGTGATGGGCGTAGGCCCGTTCATGATGCTGCGCGACCTCGTCTATGACGAATCGGACCTGCATGGCGAGAGCATGATCCTGGGCCTTCATGCGGCGATCGCCTATTCGGGCGACATCAATATCGAACTGATCCAGCCGGTCGGCCGGTCCATCTTCGCGGAATGGCGCGAGGCCGGGCGGGAGGGGATGCACCACACCTGCGTCTTCACCGACGATTTCGCCGCAACGGAAAAGGACGTGCTCGCGCGCGGCGGCAAGCGGCTGCAGGGCGGGCGGATCAGCGGCGGCATCATCGGCTATTATGCGATGGGCGGCGATCAGGGCGTGATCCTGGAGGTCGCGCAGCTTGGCGAGGGCGCGACCGCGCTGTTCGGCGCGCTGCGCCATGCCGCCAGGACGTGGGACGGCAAGAACCCTCATTTCACCATAACGGGATAA